A stretch of the Runella slithyformis DSM 19594 genome encodes the following:
- a CDS encoding glycoside hydrolase family 9 protein: protein MSSKQQLCRQLGAWLFCLLLGQNLWAAPSRTVPNLRVDQFGYFLNSRKVAVIIDPQAGRNAATERFSPGTGAGQYQVRRWDNDAIVFSGTLQVWNNGNTQAQSGDKGWWFDFSSVNQAGSYYVFDVGNNVGSYRFEIGDQVYQQVLKAAVRTYFYQRINHAKQTPFTDSKWTDIASHEGSNQDRAATSRFAKGDATTARDLHGGWMDAGDMNKYVTFAEEPVAILLEAYRANPTVFGDNFNIPESGNGVPDLLDEVKWELDFMKRMQDATGTGGLFLKVGVDNYNEAVAPPSNDRRPRYYLPECTSSTISGAVMFSVGASVMRQIPALQSYAQDLMARAERAWARAKVTTNNFTNFQEDCDDQNIKSGDADRKAKDQKQSLVAAAMYLFEITGKAEYKAYAERNYNLSEPVSNEWWGPYAMHIQASYLRFAQLSNVTPSIATAIRGMKAQQNPTLSLNDYNAKRDLYRAFMADAQYHWGSNQVRGNAGVANMDFLTFNVNPLQKDQYREVAESYLHWFHGVNAQGKVMLSNMYAYGAENSLNELFHVWYYDGTDWDNALTSSKGPVPGYVPVGPQNMVRYQGTVSWLRNEPLQKRFDDWNATYPENSWEFTEPAIYNNAPYISLLSRLLTPTSDPSDTEAPTAPTHLTASDLSPFSVKLSWTASLDNRGVTGYEIYQNGEKIGETNQPWFNITTLNPATAYQFTVKAFDFSRNVSPAGNVVTLTTPAPGSYDYSIYGDALRNTISEWSWSIVSNLNNTSLVKEGTKSLKVDVNAAWGALSLRNSEILQTSNYPGGLQFWLYSTTDKTVRVVVNQTDTGPTSNVYRILPTPNEWMLVRIPWSEWNSPTQIQRISFMDGSGGAQSFILDDIRLIAGNTPPDTQAPTVPSNLNVSNITQTSLRLTWTASTDNVGVTAYEVYQNGSLLDGNVTGSNPKAVFGYHFITQQVTDITYNISGLTCGTAYIYTVRAKDAAGNISGNSNTVNVSTSACPGGGTGANEVIYNEALDSKWREWSWSVNRDYNNASPVKIDTKSLRISYTGGWGAWSVIRSSHILPTAQTTIKFWIYATTNKTIAVFTNGEDNSQESLNFTFKPTPEAWQEITVTMPNLGNPAKIKRLTIQSQASGTNQVFLDNIRIETPMPTARLGVESGVLSPEPVEIPAKGRMVVSPNPASEPFQVTVWTPDDDRRANLELYTLAGMNVFSRTVEANTGRNDYTLDIETLSAGMYLVVWQNGSKRLSEKVLIIK from the coding sequence ATGTCTTCTAAACAACAGCTATGCAGGCAGCTTGGGGCTTGGCTATTTTGCCTCTTGCTCGGACAGAATCTCTGGGCAGCTCCATCTCGAACTGTACCAAATCTCCGTGTGGACCAGTTTGGGTACTTTCTCAATTCTCGCAAAGTGGCCGTCATCATTGACCCACAGGCAGGCCGCAACGCCGCAACCGAACGCTTTTCGCCCGGTACAGGAGCAGGGCAGTACCAAGTACGCCGCTGGGACAATGACGCAATAGTTTTCTCGGGTACCCTTCAAGTTTGGAACAACGGAAACACCCAAGCGCAGTCGGGTGACAAAGGTTGGTGGTTTGATTTTTCTTCGGTCAATCAGGCAGGTTCGTACTATGTTTTTGATGTAGGCAACAATGTGGGGTCATACCGCTTCGAAATAGGTGACCAAGTGTATCAGCAAGTGCTGAAAGCGGCAGTGAGGACGTATTTTTATCAACGTATCAATCACGCTAAACAAACGCCCTTCACCGACTCCAAATGGACAGACATAGCCTCCCACGAAGGCTCCAACCAAGACCGTGCCGCGACAAGCCGTTTTGCCAAAGGTGACGCCACCACTGCCCGTGACCTACACGGTGGATGGATGGACGCGGGCGACATGAACAAGTACGTGACCTTCGCCGAAGAGCCTGTGGCGATTTTGCTTGAAGCCTACCGTGCCAATCCCACAGTCTTTGGCGACAATTTCAACATCCCTGAGTCGGGGAATGGTGTACCTGATTTGTTGGATGAAGTGAAATGGGAGTTGGATTTTATGAAAAGGATGCAAGATGCTACGGGCACAGGTGGGCTGTTTTTGAAAGTAGGAGTAGACAATTATAATGAGGCGGTTGCGCCTCCAAGCAACGACCGTCGCCCGCGTTATTACCTGCCTGAGTGCACTTCTTCGACCATTTCGGGGGCTGTAATGTTTTCCGTAGGAGCCTCTGTTATGCGTCAGATTCCTGCCTTGCAAAGCTACGCACAAGACTTAATGGCTCGTGCCGAACGGGCGTGGGCAAGAGCCAAAGTAACGACTAACAACTTTACGAATTTTCAAGAAGATTGCGATGACCAAAACATCAAGTCGGGTGATGCCGACCGAAAAGCCAAGGACCAAAAACAGTCGTTAGTTGCGGCGGCAATGTATTTGTTTGAAATTACGGGAAAAGCAGAGTACAAAGCTTATGCCGAGCGAAATTATAATCTTTCTGAACCTGTATCTAACGAATGGTGGGGGCCTTATGCCATGCACATTCAGGCTTCATATCTCCGTTTTGCCCAATTGTCCAATGTTACTCCGAGTATTGCTACTGCGATTCGAGGCATGAAAGCCCAACAAAATCCCACACTTTCACTTAACGATTACAATGCCAAACGTGACTTATATCGTGCTTTTATGGCTGATGCTCAATACCATTGGGGTAGCAATCAAGTGAGAGGCAATGCCGGTGTTGCTAATATGGATTTTTTGACGTTCAATGTCAATCCTTTACAAAAAGACCAATACCGTGAAGTAGCCGAAAGTTATCTGCACTGGTTTCATGGCGTAAATGCACAAGGCAAAGTGATGCTTTCAAATATGTACGCCTATGGTGCCGAAAACTCGCTCAATGAGCTTTTTCATGTTTGGTATTACGATGGTACAGACTGGGATAATGCCCTCACCTCATCCAAAGGACCGGTGCCCGGCTATGTGCCTGTGGGGCCGCAAAATATGGTGAGGTATCAAGGCACAGTTTCGTGGCTAAGAAATGAACCATTACAAAAACGTTTTGACGATTGGAATGCAACCTATCCCGAAAATTCTTGGGAATTCACTGAGCCGGCCATTTACAATAATGCCCCTTATATTTCGCTTTTGAGTCGTTTGCTCACTCCTACTTCCGACCCCAGCGATACCGAAGCCCCTACTGCACCGACCCATTTAACAGCATCGGATCTGTCTCCTTTTTCGGTTAAATTATCGTGGACGGCTTCACTCGATAACAGAGGGGTAACGGGCTATGAGATTTATCAGAATGGAGAAAAAATAGGCGAAACCAATCAGCCTTGGTTTAATATTACCACGCTAAACCCTGCTACGGCGTATCAGTTTACAGTCAAAGCCTTTGATTTTTCTCGGAATGTTTCCCCTGCCGGCAATGTCGTTACACTGACAACGCCAGCCCCCGGTTCATACGACTATAGTATTTATGGTGATGCCTTACGGAATACCATTTCAGAGTGGTCATGGAGTATTGTAAGCAATTTGAATAATACCAGTTTGGTGAAAGAAGGTACAAAATCGCTCAAAGTTGATGTAAATGCAGCGTGGGGAGCCTTGAGTTTGAGAAACAGTGAGATTTTGCAAACATCTAATTACCCGGGTGGCTTGCAGTTTTGGCTGTACAGTACCACTGACAAAACGGTTAGGGTAGTAGTCAATCAGACCGATACAGGCCCTACTTCAAATGTTTATCGCATCTTACCAACACCCAATGAGTGGATGCTGGTCAGAATCCCCTGGAGTGAATGGAACAGTCCTACCCAAATTCAGCGGATTTCATTCATGGATGGTTCAGGTGGAGCACAAAGCTTTATTTTGGACGATATTCGACTTATTGCAGGCAATACTCCGCCCGACACCCAAGCCCCAACTGTTCCATCCAATTTGAACGTCTCAAACATCACCCAAACCTCGCTGCGCTTGACTTGGACTGCTTCGACCGATAACGTGGGTGTAACCGCTTATGAAGTGTACCAAAATGGTAGTTTGTTGGATGGAAACGTAACCGGCAGTAACCCTAAGGCTGTTTTTGGCTACCACTTTATTACACAACAAGTAACCGACATTACCTACAATATTTCGGGTTTAACCTGCGGCACAGCTTATATCTACACAGTGCGAGCCAAAGATGCCGCAGGAAATATCTCTGGCAATAGCAATACAGTCAATGTGAGCACCTCAGCCTGCCCAGGCGGGGGCACAGGCGCAAATGAAGTGATTTATAATGAAGCATTAGACAGTAAATGGCGTGAATGGTCCTGGTCGGTAAATCGTGATTATAACAATGCCTCCCCCGTAAAAATAGATACCAAATCGTTACGGATAAGCTACACAGGGGGGTGGGGAGCATGGTCAGTGATTCGTTCATCGCATATTTTGCCTACTGCTCAAACCACCATTAAATTTTGGATTTATGCTACTACCAACAAAACGATAGCGGTATTTACCAATGGTGAAGACAACAGTCAGGAGAGCCTGAACTTTACCTTCAAACCCACACCCGAAGCTTGGCAAGAAATCACAGTAACAATGCCAAACCTGGGTAATCCAGCTAAAATCAAACGCTTAACTATCCAGAGTCAGGCTTCAGGAACAAATCAAGTGTTTTTGGACAATATTCGTATCGAAACCCCGATGCCTACGGCTCGTTTGGGAGTTGAGTCAGGCGTTTTATCACCGGAGCCGGTAGAAATACCGGCGAAAGGTCGAATGGTTGTTAGTCCAAATCCTGCCTCGGAGCCATTTCAAGTTACCGTTTGGACACCCGATGATGACCGCCGCGCTAATTTGGAGCTATACACTTTGGCAGGAATGAATGTATTTAGCCGTACAGTTGAAGCAAATACCGGCCGAAATGACTATACGCTTGATATAGAAACACTTTCGGCGGGAATGTACTTAGTAGTATGGCAAAATGGCAGCAAGCGGCTTTCGGAAAAAGTACTGATAATCAAATAA
- a CDS encoding 2'-5' RNA ligase family protein, producing MQTYRDHHDELYLSIVEPHFRLVFPVFNASEKDFIVEARKKSLGFKCFAFTIRCAAINRDSFSTYHHVCWYLSRIIQLHNKLYSRILKNNLRMDIDFVPHIGVGNTLNASQYKDWVDTWNTENFEIKGRNKRLSIVCYENDVVTQ from the coding sequence ATACAAACCTATCGGGATCATCACGATGAGCTGTATCTCAGCATTGTAGAGCCGCACTTTAGGTTGGTTTTTCCCGTATTCAATGCTTCTGAAAAGGATTTTATTGTTGAAGCACGAAAGAAATCGCTTGGATTTAAGTGCTTTGCTTTCACAATTCGCTGTGCCGCCATCAACCGAGATTCTTTCAGTACTTATCATCATGTTTGCTGGTACCTGAGCCGGATCATACAACTTCACAATAAACTGTATAGTCGTATTTTGAAAAATAACCTACGCATGGATATTGATTTTGTGCCACACATTGGTGTTGGAAATACTTTAAATGCATCCCAATATAAAGACTGGGTAGATACTTGGAATACCGAAAATTTTGAAATCAAAGGAAGAAATAAACGGCTTAGTATAGTTTGCTATGAAAATGATGTCGTAACGCAGTAG